A single genomic interval of Psychroserpens sp. NJDZ02 harbors:
- a CDS encoding thioredoxin family protein, producing MRISLITILLFTATTVFSQTEKTVHWLNFEQLEDALKLKPKKVLIDFYADWCAPCLKMQKDVFTDSSIVNTINKEYYAVRMNAETSDTVHFGNQLFINNRLNKRNPIHQIPLLMAQQKNKPFSLPALVFLDEKFNATARYFQFLNVTQLYNILVNQH from the coding sequence ATGAGAATTAGTCTAATTACAATACTATTATTCACAGCCACAACTGTCTTTTCACAAACTGAAAAGACAGTCCATTGGCTTAATTTTGAACAACTAGAAGACGCTCTAAAATTAAAACCAAAAAAAGTGCTTATTGACTTTTACGCAGATTGGTGCGCACCTTGTCTGAAAATGCAGAAAGACGTATTCACCGACTCGTCAATAGTCAACACAATTAACAAAGAGTATTATGCTGTCCGAATGAATGCTGAAACTAGTGACACGGTCCATTTTGGCAATCAACTATTTATAAATAACCGTTTAAACAAAAGAAATCCAATACATCAGATTCCTTTATTAATGGCTCAGCAGAAAAACAAACCCTTTTCATTACCTGCCCTAGTCTTTTTAGACGAAAAATTTAATGCCACAGCACGGTATTTCCAATTTCTAAATGTAACACAACTCTACAACATACTTGTAAATCAACACTAA
- a CDS encoding metal ABC transporter permease: MNSAQIEIQLIASLVALACAIPGTFLVLRKMAMISDAISHSILPGIVVGFFITQDLNSPLLIVLAAFTGVITVVLVEYIQKTGLVKEDTAIGLVFPALFSIGVILIAKNANDVHLDVDAVLVGELALAPFDRLVVSGVDIGPKSLWIIGTILLITTTLLIAFYKELKVSTFDKGLAASLGFSPAIIHYGLMTVSSITTVGAFDAVGAILVVALMIAPAATAYLLTTNLKKMLALAAFFGVFSAISGYWLAHLLDASIAGSITTMLGLLFLAVYLFAPNKGVIAVMYREKQQRIEVSLLTFLLHLKNHSEVEERHVNHLREHINWQKIRAKTVLELALKNNMIAVNNNVVSLTDKGDTFTSKAIDYIITNEDAQIEDMKDDFFLFRG; encoded by the coding sequence ATGAATAGCGCTCAAATAGAAATACAATTAATTGCTAGCTTAGTTGCCTTAGCTTGTGCTATTCCTGGGACTTTTTTAGTCCTACGTAAAATGGCAATGATCAGTGACGCCATTAGCCATTCTATCCTACCCGGTATTGTGGTTGGTTTTTTTATCACACAAGATTTAAATTCACCTTTGCTAATTGTTTTAGCAGCTTTTACCGGTGTTATCACAGTTGTTTTAGTCGAATATATTCAAAAAACAGGCTTAGTAAAAGAAGATACAGCAATCGGCTTAGTGTTCCCTGCACTATTTAGTATTGGTGTGATCTTAATAGCAAAAAACGCTAACGATGTTCATTTAGATGTGGATGCTGTTTTGGTTGGCGAATTAGCATTAGCTCCTTTCGATAGACTAGTCGTTTCAGGTGTTGATATAGGCCCAAAATCGCTATGGATAATTGGAACCATTTTATTGATTACTACCACTTTGCTAATTGCCTTTTATAAAGAACTAAAAGTAAGCACTTTTGACAAAGGACTAGCAGCCTCTCTAGGGTTCTCTCCTGCCATTATACACTACGGATTAATGACTGTATCATCTATCACTACAGTTGGTGCATTTGATGCTGTAGGCGCTATTTTAGTCGTTGCTTTAATGATTGCGCCTGCCGCAACTGCCTACTTACTAACCACCAACTTAAAAAAGATGCTAGCCTTAGCTGCTTTTTTTGGTGTTTTTAGTGCCATTTCCGGCTATTGGTTAGCCCATTTACTGGACGCTTCTATTGCTGGTTCAATAACAACAATGCTCGGCCTGCTATTTTTAGCTGTCTACTTATTCGCGCCAAATAAAGGTGTTATTGCCGTTATGTATCGTGAAAAACAACAACGCATAGAAGTAAGCTTATTAACTTTTTTGTTACACCTAAAAAATCATAGCGAAGTTGAAGAGCGTCACGTCAATCATTTAAGAGAACACATAAATTGGCAAAAAATTAGAGCCAAAACCGTTTTAGAATTAGCGCTTAAAAATAATATGATTGCTGTTAATAATAACGTTGTGTCACTAACAGACAAAGGAGACACCTTTACCTCAAAAGCGATCGATTATATAATTACTAACGAAGATGCTCAGATAGAAGACATGAAAGATGATTTCTTTTTATTTAGAGGGTAA
- a CDS encoding BrxA/BrxB family bacilliredoxin, with protein sequence MYPAELVKPMREDLTKVGFEELHTAEAVNTAIAKEGTTLVVVNSVCGCAAANARPGASMSLENAKKPTNIVTVFAGVDKDAVDQARAHMVPFPPSSPCMALFKNGELVHMLERHHIEGRPAELIAENLMDAYNEHC encoded by the coding sequence ATGTATCCAGCAGAATTAGTAAAACCAATGCGTGAGGACTTAACCAAAGTAGGTTTTGAAGAATTGCATACCGCTGAAGCAGTAAACACTGCAATTGCAAAAGAAGGAACAACTTTAGTGGTTGTAAATTCAGTTTGTGGTTGTGCAGCTGCAAATGCAAGACCAGGAGCAAGCATGAGCTTAGAAAACGCAAAAAAACCAACGAATATAGTTACAGTTTTTGCAGGTGTTGATAAAGACGCAGTTGATCAAGCAAGAGCACACATGGTCCCTTTTCCTCCAAGCTCGCCATGTATGGCATTATTTAAAAATGGAGAATTAGTACACATGTTAGAGCGTCATCATATTGAGGGAAGACCTGCAGAATTAATTGCAGAAAACCTTATGGATGCTTATAACGAACATTGCTAA
- a CDS encoding metal ABC transporter solute-binding protein, Zn/Mn family: MKKIILLLGITTILVGCNNNPKDNGKLNIVTTTTMLTDLVKNIGGDSININGLMGSGVDPHLYKASEGDVTKLVNADIIFFNGLHLEGKLVEVFEKMGSQTKTPIALADVIDKTTLIGSEYFASNYDPHVWFNISYFKQFATKVAAVLSEKDAKNADYYNANATAFLSKLDTLENTVNSKIETLPADKRILVTAHDAFNYFGKSYGFEVVGLQGISTATEAGVKDVQNLANFIIENKVNAIFIESSVPKRTIEALQEAVKSKGHDVKIGGTLYSDALGSAGTVEGTYIGMFEYNVNTIVNALK, encoded by the coding sequence ATGAAAAAAATAATTCTACTTTTAGGAATTACCACGATTCTAGTAGGCTGTAATAACAACCCCAAAGACAACGGAAAACTCAACATAGTCACCACTACGACGATGCTAACCGATTTAGTTAAAAATATTGGGGGTGACAGTATTAATATTAATGGTTTAATGGGAAGCGGAGTAGACCCACACCTTTACAAAGCAAGCGAAGGTGATGTTACAAAACTAGTTAATGCCGATATTATATTTTTTAACGGCCTACATCTTGAAGGAAAATTAGTTGAAGTTTTCGAAAAAATGGGAAGCCAAACAAAAACACCAATTGCACTGGCAGATGTAATTGATAAAACGACACTAATAGGCTCAGAATATTTTGCATCTAATTACGATCCACATGTTTGGTTTAACATCTCTTATTTCAAACAATTTGCAACTAAGGTCGCAGCTGTCTTATCAGAGAAAGACGCAAAAAATGCAGACTATTACAACGCCAATGCTACAGCTTTTTTATCTAAACTAGACACCCTAGAAAACACGGTTAATTCAAAAATAGAGACACTTCCTGCAGACAAGCGCATTCTTGTAACTGCACATGATGCTTTTAATTACTTCGGAAAAAGTTACGGCTTTGAAGTTGTTGGTTTACAAGGTATATCGACAGCAACAGAAGCTGGTGTAAAAGATGTCCAAAATTTAGCTAACTTTATAATAGAAAATAAAGTGAATGCTATTTTTATTGAAAGCTCAGTACCAAAACGAACTATTGAAGCCTTACAAGAAGCTGTTAAATCAAAAGGTCATGATGTAAAAATTGGAGGCACATTATATTCTGATGCTTTAGGAAGCGCAGGAACTGTTGAAGGCACTTACATTGGTATGTTTGAATACAATGTAAACACCATTGTTAATGCGCTTAAATAA
- a CDS encoding metal-dependent transcriptional regulator, translating to MITLTEENYIKAIYHLGSNGEKNVNTNAIATALETKASSVTDMIKKLSEKGYADYKKYQGVTLTDEGRRVALNIIRKHRLWEVFLVEKLNFSWDEVHEVAEHLEHIKSEKLIDELDVFLGSPSHDPHGDPIPDKAGNFKHIEKIVLAKAETGGVYKCVGVDDTSSEFLKYLDSNNIALGTIITIQHKEPYDNSVKIEFDKTEIVVSQNVAKNLYLKKV from the coding sequence ATGATTACACTAACAGAGGAAAACTATATTAAAGCTATTTACCACTTAGGAAGTAATGGTGAAAAAAACGTTAATACTAACGCGATTGCAACAGCTTTAGAAACCAAGGCGTCTTCTGTTACGGATATGATTAAGAAATTATCTGAAAAAGGATATGCTGATTATAAAAAATATCAAGGAGTTACTTTGACAGACGAAGGGCGCCGTGTTGCTTTAAATATTATCAGAAAACATCGCCTTTGGGAGGTGTTTTTGGTGGAAAAATTAAATTTTTCTTGGGATGAGGTCCATGAAGTTGCCGAGCATCTTGAGCATATAAAATCTGAAAAGTTAATAGACGAATTAGATGTCTTTTTAGGTTCTCCTTCTCACGATCCGCATGGTGATCCAATACCAGATAAAGCGGGTAACTTTAAGCATATTGAAAAAATAGTTTTAGCTAAAGCTGAAACCGGAGGTGTCTATAAGTGTGTTGGAGTGGATGATACGTCCTCAGAATTTTTGAAATATTTAGATAGTAATAATATTGCGTTGGGAACAATAATTACAATACAACATAAAGAGCCTTACGACAATTCGGTGAAAATTGAATTTGATAAGACAGAGATAGTGGTGTCTCAGAATGTTGCCAAAAATCTTTATTTAAAGAAGGTTTAG
- a CDS encoding lysophospholipid acyltransferase family protein yields the protein MRKILAYPLSIIYYLFFGLTLVVFHPIQWFCFNVFGYKAHKTSVDLLQFCLMRCVNLLFTSQKLINPYKLDNSHPVIIVSNHQSMADIPPLMWYFRKHHVKFVSKKELGKGLPSVSYNLRHGGSALIDRKNPRQAIVAIRKFADYIESTNRAAVIFPEGTRSRDGKPKPFQTKGLETLIKYIPSAVIIPVTINNSWKNLRYGKFPLGIGNNITFTAHKPVKASDFEDTKALLTHIETTIKNSIKI from the coding sequence ATGAGAAAAATTTTAGCCTATCCCTTATCTATTATTTATTACCTATTTTTCGGGTTAACATTAGTTGTTTTTCACCCTATACAATGGTTCTGCTTTAATGTGTTTGGCTATAAGGCGCACAAAACAAGTGTTGACCTTTTACAGTTTTGCTTAATGCGCTGTGTCAACCTTTTATTTACAAGCCAAAAGTTAATTAACCCCTATAAATTAGATAATTCACATCCCGTAATAATTGTGTCTAATCACCAAAGCATGGCAGACATCCCGCCATTAATGTGGTATTTTAGAAAACATCACGTCAAATTTGTTAGCAAAAAAGAGCTAGGTAAAGGTTTACCAAGTGTCTCTTATAATCTAAGACATGGAGGTTCTGCCTTAATTGACAGAAAAAACCCGAGACAAGCTATTGTTGCTATCCGGAAATTTGCCGATTATATTGAGTCTACCAATCGCGCTGCTGTTATATTCCCGGAAGGTACTAGAAGTCGTGACGGAAAACCAAAACCTTTTCAAACTAAGGGATTAGAGACGTTAATAAAATATATACCAAGTGCTGTCATTATACCAGTAACAATCAATAATTCATGGAAAAACCTGCGTTATGGCAAGTTTCCTTTAGGCATTGGTAATAACATAACATTTACAGCTCACAAACCCGTAAAAGCCAGTGATTTTGAGGATACAAAAGCACTACTTACACACATAGAAACCACTATTAAAAATAGTATTAAAATATAA
- a CDS encoding metal ABC transporter ATP-binding protein — protein sequence MKQKIAVKVDDLTVAYNYKPVLWDIDLEIPEGVLMAIVGPNGAGKSTLIKSILGILKPIAGSVTIYDKPYDKQRKLVAYVPQKGSVDWDFPTTALDVVTMGTYGSLGWIKRPGQKEKKAALEALEKVGMLPFKSRQISQLSGGQQQRIFLARALVQNASIYFMDEPFQGVDATTEIAIINILKELRKAGKTVIVVHHDLQTVPEYFDWVTFLNVKKIATGPVKDIFNDDNLTKTYGINYKVSIQE from the coding sequence ATGAAACAAAAAATAGCAGTAAAAGTAGACGATCTTACCGTAGCATACAATTACAAACCTGTGCTTTGGGATATTGATTTAGAAATTCCCGAAGGTGTACTTATGGCAATTGTTGGACCAAACGGAGCAGGTAAATCAACGCTAATAAAATCTATTTTAGGCATATTAAAACCCATAGCTGGTAGTGTAACTATTTACGATAAACCATATGATAAGCAACGAAAACTAGTCGCTTACGTACCACAAAAAGGAAGTGTAGATTGGGATTTTCCAACCACAGCTTTAGATGTTGTGACTATGGGTACTTATGGAAGTTTAGGTTGGATAAAACGCCCTGGACAAAAAGAAAAGAAAGCAGCATTAGAAGCTTTAGAAAAAGTAGGCATGTTACCATTTAAAAGCAGACAAATCAGTCAACTATCCGGTGGACAACAACAACGTATATTTTTAGCACGAGCATTAGTACAAAATGCTTCAATCTATTTTATGGACGAGCCTTTTCAAGGTGTTGATGCCACTACAGAAATTGCAATAATTAATATTTTAAAAGAATTACGTAAAGCCGGAAAAACAGTCATTGTGGTGCATCACGATTTACAAACCGTTCCGGAATATTTTGATTGGGTTACTTTTCTAAATGTGAAGAAAATAGCAACAGGTCCTGTTAAAGACATCTTTAATGATGACAACTTAACCAAGACTTATGGTATTAATTATAAAGTAAGTATTCAGGAATAA
- a CDS encoding acyl-ACP desaturase, translated as MSLKNVRLEVMSFLEKDVESLIEKYLIPVEKIWQPTDFLPNSEGPNFLEEVKEIRELSKELPYDFWVVLVGDMITEEALPTYESWLMDVEGIDQNERNGWAKWIRHWTAEENRHGDVLNKYLYLSGRVNMKEIEQTTQHLIADGFDIGTAQDPYKNFVYTSFQELATYVSHNRVAKLAKAKGNKQLSRMCKIISGDEMRHHHAYSEFVERIFKVDPSQMMLAFQYMMKQKITMPAHFLRESGGKIGSVFEEFSNTAQRIGVYTSMDYIEILQKLIARWEIDKISGLTDEAEKARDYLMKLPSRMLRLADRIKIPENAYQFKWVQPAKL; from the coding sequence ATGTCATTAAAAAACGTAAGATTAGAGGTAATGTCTTTTTTAGAGAAAGATGTAGAATCGTTAATAGAAAAATATTTAATACCAGTGGAAAAAATCTGGCAACCGACAGATTTTTTACCTAATTCTGAAGGCCCAAATTTTCTAGAAGAGGTTAAAGAAATTAGAGAGCTATCTAAAGAATTACCTTACGATTTCTGGGTTGTATTAGTTGGTGATATGATTACAGAAGAAGCCCTACCTACATACGAATCTTGGTTAATGGACGTAGAAGGTATTGATCAAAACGAACGTAACGGTTGGGCAAAATGGATTAGACATTGGACTGCCGAAGAAAATCGTCATGGAGATGTCCTTAACAAGTACCTATACCTTTCTGGTCGTGTTAATATGAAAGAAATTGAGCAAACCACACAACATCTTATTGCTGATGGTTTTGATATTGGTACTGCCCAAGATCCCTACAAAAACTTTGTTTACACGAGTTTTCAAGAACTAGCAACCTACGTCTCTCATAATCGCGTAGCTAAACTTGCAAAAGCAAAAGGAAACAAGCAATTATCTAGAATGTGTAAAATAATTTCTGGTGACGAGATGAGACACCATCATGCTTATAGCGAATTTGTCGAACGTATCTTTAAAGTAGATCCTAGTCAAATGATGTTAGCGTTTCAATACATGATGAAACAAAAAATAACAATGCCTGCACATTTTTTAAGAGAGTCAGGAGGGAAAATCGGCTCTGTTTTTGAAGAATTTTCTAACACAGCGCAACGTATTGGTGTTTATACATCAATGGATTACATTGAAATTTTACAAAAATTAATAGCACGTTGGGAAATAGACAAAATTTCGGGTTTAACTGATGAAGCTGAAAAAGCGCGTGACTACCTAATGAAACTTCCAAGTAGAATGTTACGTTTGGCTGACAGAATTAAAATCCCTGAAAACGCTTACCAATTTAAATGGGTACAACCAGCTAAGCTATAA
- a CDS encoding metal ABC transporter permease, whose product MDLQEYFSLVFSDYTLRTITLGTAILGAVTGMLGSFAVLRKQSLLGDAISHAALPGIAIAFLITGAKDSNTLLLGALVSGLIGTFWIRSIVKKTHLKSDTALGLILSLFFGFGMLLLTFIQKQPNANQAGLDKYLFGQAATLVESDVWMMATVTGLCLFVLLLFWKEFKILLFDADYTKTLGFNTKFIDVLITSFIVLAIVLGLQTVGVVLMSAMLLAPAAAARQWTNSLSKMVFLAAIFGAFSGVFGTAISASQTNLSTGPVIVLVASVFVVFSFVFSPSRGLLFKQIRFIKNRRDLELHKTLAFMHHIAETHDDISHPHAIKLLNNFQGFTRKTLQNLVEKKYVTLDGNMWSLTKTGFETAANLYTKQATEDE is encoded by the coding sequence ATGGATTTACAAGAATATTTTTCTTTGGTCTTTAGCGACTACACTTTAAGAACCATCACACTAGGAACTGCCATTTTAGGAGCCGTAACCGGTATGCTTGGAAGCTTTGCAGTGCTAAGAAAACAAAGTTTACTTGGGGACGCAATATCACACGCTGCATTACCCGGAATTGCTATTGCCTTTTTAATAACAGGCGCAAAAGACAGTAACACTTTACTTTTAGGTGCTTTAGTAAGCGGGTTAATCGGAACCTTTTGGATTAGAAGTATCGTAAAAAAAACGCACTTAAAAAGCGACACAGCCTTAGGATTAATCTTATCTCTGTTTTTTGGATTTGGGATGCTATTGCTAACCTTTATACAAAAACAACCCAATGCAAATCAGGCAGGATTAGACAAATATTTATTTGGTCAAGCCGCAACTTTAGTAGAAAGTGACGTTTGGATGATGGCAACCGTTACGGGATTATGTTTATTTGTATTGCTATTATTTTGGAAAGAATTTAAAATCTTACTTTTTGACGCAGACTACACAAAAACACTAGGTTTTAATACTAAATTTATTGATGTTTTAATTACTAGTTTTATTGTTTTAGCAATTGTATTAGGATTACAGACAGTAGGTGTTGTTTTAATGAGTGCGATGCTTTTAGCGCCTGCTGCTGCTGCAAGACAATGGACCAACAGCTTATCTAAAATGGTGTTTTTAGCAGCTATATTTGGTGCTTTTTCGGGTGTCTTTGGTACAGCCATCAGCGCCAGTCAAACTAATCTATCAACAGGACCAGTCATTGTTTTAGTAGCCTCAGTGTTTGTGGTGTTTTCATTCGTGTTTTCTCCAAGTCGAGGCTTATTATTTAAACAGATACGATTTATTAAAAACAGACGTGATTTAGAATTACACAAAACTTTAGCGTTTATGCATCATATTGCCGAAACACATGACGACATTTCTCACCCACATGCTATCAAGCTATTAAATAATTTTCAAGGGTTCACAAGAAAAACGCTTCAAAATTTAGTCGAAAAAAAATATGTCACACTAGACGGAAATATGTGGAGTTTAACCAAAACTGGCTTCGAAACTGCCGCAAATTTATACACAAAACAAGCTACAGAAGATGAATAG
- a CDS encoding TonB-dependent receptor, with amino-acid sequence MRLIILFILTSCAFVNAQNTYQIQGKITSEGKPLSFANIYIEDISEGAVSDKNGNYSIKNLKPGTYTIIASFIGAKTKTKQAIITNDNAYVSFDLDYKNDLDEVVITGTRTEKRRTDSPVIVNLIDSETLQQVVATDLSEGLRFQPGLRVEMDCQTCNYSQIRMNGLQGGYSQILINGRPIFSPLTGLYGLEQIPVNMIERIEVVRGGVSALYGSSAIGGTVNVITKIPKKNGYNFSYAYQNIDGGADQNLINGNATVVSEDYKSGATFFISNRKRTAYDANNDNFSELPELKNTSFGVNAFYLPTENSKLEVNLSKLYEYRYGGEIVDKPAYLTQQSEERDHHVLMASLDYQINFNDDKNSLIFYYGGQRTDRDHYTGITPDDPNEQIDFFKDPPYGISEVTTHQGGIQLNNKFDDFLGGTTVLTAGLEYVYDDVMDQIIAYNYLIDQTTKNLGVFLQNDWEVTEELNFLAGFRLDNHNLVDTTIFSPRLSLLYKLKETTQFRLGWGTGFRAPQAFDTDLHIAFAGGGISRISLAENLIEERSNSFTASVNYDKASEHFIAGFTVEGFYTHLNDAFYQAPIGEDEFGERFEKRNGTGATVKGFTLEARANFDYVFQVEAGLTLQSSLFDDPVENIEGLDAKRDFLRTPNNYGYATFTYTPTKRLTASANLIYTGQMDIIHFAGENTGQAIDQYDTTDPFTELSLRLGYTFNLPKVSTDIELFGGVKNITNSYQTDFDTGKNRDSNYIYGPAAPRTVFIGLSINSL; translated from the coding sequence ATGAGACTAATAATACTTTTCATATTAACATCATGTGCTTTTGTAAACGCACAAAACACTTATCAAATTCAAGGGAAGATAACCTCAGAAGGAAAACCTCTATCGTTTGCAAATATTTATATTGAAGACATCTCCGAGGGAGCAGTCTCTGACAAAAATGGAAACTACAGCATTAAAAACCTGAAACCAGGCACTTATACTATAATAGCTTCTTTTATTGGCGCTAAAACAAAAACTAAGCAAGCCATAATAACCAATGACAATGCTTATGTTTCTTTTGATTTAGACTATAAAAACGATTTAGATGAAGTTGTTATTACCGGAACAAGGACAGAAAAACGACGCACAGACTCTCCCGTAATTGTAAATTTAATTGACAGTGAAACATTACAACAAGTAGTCGCTACTGATCTTTCTGAAGGCTTACGCTTCCAACCAGGATTACGCGTAGAGATGGATTGCCAAACTTGTAACTACAGTCAAATTCGCATGAATGGGCTTCAAGGTGGTTATTCTCAAATTCTTATTAATGGTCGTCCAATTTTTAGCCCACTAACCGGTTTGTATGGCCTAGAACAAATCCCAGTAAATATGATCGAACGCATTGAAGTTGTTCGCGGTGGCGTTTCGGCGCTTTACGGATCCAGTGCCATTGGTGGAACCGTTAATGTTATTACCAAAATACCAAAAAAAAATGGTTATAACTTTAGTTATGCTTACCAAAATATAGATGGCGGTGCGGATCAAAATTTAATAAACGGAAACGCAACCGTAGTAAGTGAAGACTACAAATCAGGGGCTACTTTCTTTATAAGCAACCGAAAGAGAACAGCATACGACGCTAATAACGACAACTTCTCAGAATTACCCGAACTTAAAAATACTTCTTTTGGCGTAAATGCCTTTTATTTGCCTACAGAAAATTCTAAATTAGAAGTCAATTTAAGCAAACTATATGAATATCGCTATGGCGGAGAAATTGTAGACAAACCCGCTTATTTAACACAACAGTCGGAAGAAAGAGACCACCACGTTCTTATGGCAAGTTTAGATTACCAAATAAATTTTAATGATGATAAAAATTCATTAATCTTCTATTACGGCGGGCAACGTACCGACCGTGACCATTACACAGGAATAACTCCAGATGACCCAAACGAACAAATTGATTTTTTTAAAGATCCACCTTATGGTATATCAGAAGTAACCACACATCAAGGAGGGATTCAACTAAATAATAAATTTGATGATTTTTTAGGAGGAACAACAGTACTAACGGCAGGTTTAGAATATGTTTATGACGATGTTATGGACCAAATAATTGCCTACAACTATCTTATTGATCAAACTACAAAAAATCTAGGTGTATTCCTTCAAAATGACTGGGAAGTTACAGAGGAACTCAATTTTCTAGCAGGTTTTAGACTAGACAACCACAACTTAGTTGACACTACTATTTTTAGCCCTAGATTATCCTTACTTTACAAACTAAAAGAAACCACACAGTTCCGTTTAGGATGGGGTACTGGTTTTAGAGCTCCACAAGCTTTTGACACCGACTTACACATTGCCTTCGCAGGAGGAGGAATATCAAGAATATCCCTTGCAGAGAACTTAATCGAAGAACGCTCCAATAGCTTCACTGCCTCGGTAAACTATGACAAAGCTTCAGAACATTTTATTGCTGGATTTACAGTAGAAGGATTCTACACCCATTTAAACGACGCCTTCTATCAAGCTCCAATTGGTGAAGATGAATTTGGAGAACGTTTTGAAAAAAGAAATGGAACAGGAGCAACCGTAAAAGGTTTTACACTAGAAGCACGTGCAAATTTTGATTATGTATTCCAGGTTGAAGCAGGATTAACATTACAATCCAGTCTATTTGACGATCCAGTAGAAAACATTGAAGGACTAGACGCCAAACGTGATTTTTTGAGAACCCCAAACAATTACGGCTATGCCACATTTACCTATACACCAACCAAACGATTGACCGCTAGTGCCAACTTAATTTACACAGGGCAAATGGATATTATTCATTTTGCAGGAGAAAACACAGGACAAGCTATTGACCAATACGATACGACAGACCCTTTTACAGAACTAAGCCTCCGTTTAGGATACACCTTTAACTTACCAAAAGTAAGCACAGACATTGAATTATTTGGAGGTGTTAAAAATATAACAAACAGCTACCAAACAGACTTTGATACCGGCAAAAATCGAGACAGTAATTACATTTATGGTCCCGCAGCACCAAGAACCGTATTTATAGGTCTTTCTATTAATTCGCTTTAA
- a CDS encoding TerB family tellurite resistance protein yields the protein MAGLKWIGATLGWTLGGPIGAIIGLALGSLGDSMSSKGQLLGNGRADSQQRNESKYKKQSKRKSQKQRRAETTSGDFEVSLLVLASVVIKADGKQEQSELDFVRNKFVELYGKDRANKAFKLFKKISNQNVSTRDVCNQIHDMMDHASRLQLVHFLFGIGKADGMVTDDEEDEIHRIANYLGISSRDYSSIKAMFYNSSDNAYKILEIDKTATVDQIKKAYRTMAKKYHPDRVEHLGEEHRKGAEEKFKQVQKAYEFLQDERRF from the coding sequence ATGGCTGGATTAAAATGGATAGGCGCAACTTTAGGATGGACATTAGGTGGTCCAATTGGAGCTATTATAGGGTTAGCCCTTGGTAGTTTAGGGGATTCTATGTCAAGTAAAGGGCAATTGTTGGGTAATGGTCGTGCTGATAGTCAGCAAAGAAATGAATCAAAATACAAAAAACAATCTAAACGTAAGTCGCAAAAACAACGTCGTGCGGAAACCACTTCGGGAGATTTTGAAGTTAGTTTGCTAGTATTAGCGTCTGTAGTTATAAAGGCAGATGGAAAACAAGAGCAAAGTGAGTTGGATTTTGTGCGTAATAAATTTGTAGAACTTTATGGTAAGGATAGAGCAAACAAAGCGTTTAAGTTATTTAAAAAAATAAGTAACCAAAACGTATCTACTAGAGATGTGTGTAATCAAATCCATGACATGATGGATCATGCGTCGCGTTTACAGTTGGTGCATTTTCTTTTTGGAATTGGAAAAGCGGATGGAATGGTTACAGACGATGAAGAGGATGAAATCCACAGAATAGCGAACTATTTAGGGATAAGTAGCCGTGATTATTCCAGTATAAAAGCGATGTTTTATAACAGTAGTGATAATGCTTATAAGATTTTGGAAATTGATAAAACGGCAACTGTAGACCAAATTAAAAAGGCTTACCGTACTATGGCTAAAAAATATCATCCAGATCGCGTAGAGCATTTAGGAGAAGAGCATAGAAAAGGTGCTGAAGAAAAATTTAAGCAAGTCCAAAAGGCTTATGAGTTTTTACAAGATGAGAGACGATTTTAA